One Dermatophagoides farinae isolate YC_2012a chromosome 1, ASM2471394v1, whole genome shotgun sequence genomic region harbors:
- the HDAC3 gene encoding histone deacetylase 3, which yields MSKKRVTYFYDPEVGNFHYGTNHPMKPQRLAVTNCLVLNYGLHKYMNVYRPYRATYHDMCRFHSEEYVDFLYHVTPSNQPQFQKVISQFGVGDDCPVFEGLYEFCTRYTGASLHGACQLNDKVADIAINWSGGLHHAKKFEASGFCYVNDIVIAILELLKYNPRVLYIDIDIHHGDGVQEAFYLTDRVMTVSFHKYGAFFPGTGDMYEIGYESGRHYAVNVPLKDGIDDAGYFSVFKPIINDVVSIYQPTAIVLQCGADSLHADRLGCFNLSFRGHGECVKYVKNLGIPLLVLGGGGYTLRNVARCWTYETSLLVEKEVPNDIPLMEYIEYFAPNFTLLDDLVQPPGSDQKSIRNNETHQHNHNTKSYLESIVKFVQENLRMLEGAPSVQMHHVPPPWVSADDLAMKPLTKEEAINEFYDHSDQQQQQSDDTMHE from the coding sequence ATGAGCAAAAAACGTGTAACATATTTTTATGATCCTGAAGTTGGTAATTTTCATTATGGAACCAATCATCCGATGAAACCACAACGATTGGCAGTGACAAATTGTTTAGTTCTTAACTACGGTCTTCATAAATACATGAATGTTTATCGGCCATATCGTGCAACCTATCATGATATGTGTCGATTTCATTCAGAAGAATATGTTGATTTTCTATACCATGTGACACCATCAAATCAACCTCAATTCCAGAAGGTGATCTCACAGTTTGGTGTCGGTGATGATTGTCCCGTATTCGAAGGCCTTTATGAATTCTGTACACGATATACTGGAGCCAGTTTACATGGTGCTTGTCAATTAAATGATAAAGTTGCCGATATTGCCATCAATTGGTCGGGTGGCCTCCATCACGCAAAGAAATTTGAAGCATCCGGATTTTGCTATGTGAACGATATTGTCATAGCAATACTCGAGCTTCTTAAATATAATCCACGTGTTCTGTACATCGATATAGATATCCATCATGGGGATGGTGTACAGGAAGCATTCTATCTAACTGATCGTGTAATGACTGTTTCGTTCCATAAATATGGTGCCTTTTTTCCTGGTACCGGTGATATGTATGAAATCGGTTATGAATCTGGACGTCATTATGCTGTGAATGTTCCATTAAAAGATGGTATCGATGATGCCGGCTATTTTAGCGTGTTCAAACCGATTATAAATGATGTTGTCTCAATATATCAACCGACTGCCATCGTATTACAATGTGGCGCCGATTCACTTCACGCTGATCGTCTTGGCTGTTTTAATCTATCATTTCGTGGCCATGGTGAATGTGTTAAATATGTCAAAAATTTGGGCATACCATTATTGGTTTTGGGCGGTGGCGGATACACCTTACGTAATGTAGCAAGATGTTGGACATATGAAACAAGTTTGCTGGTGGAAAAAGAAGTTCCCAACGATATACCATTAATggaatatattgaatattttgcaCCAAATTTTACTTTACTCGATGATCTCGTACAACCTCCTGGTTCTGATCAAAAATCCATtcgaaataatgaaacacatcaacataatcataACACAAAATCCTATCTGGAAAGTATTGTTAAATTTGTACAGGAAAATCTACGTATGTTGGAAGGTGCACCATCCGTACAGATGCACCATGTACCACCGCCTTGGGTTTCGGCTGATGATCTGGCCATGAAACCATTGACCAAAGAGGAAGCCATTAATGAATTCTATGATCATTCggatcagcaacaacaacaatctgatGATACAATGCATGAATGa
- the LOC124492969 gene encoding ribosomal RNA processing protein 36 homolog, giving the protein MDNDISEDLSHVPFEELLNIKEKLGTKVYRQTVLKPLKIIHSSGIDDKNENNQQPKTKITIKKRKNNLSEPIEVSSKRLDYRFYSNNDKQIKTFRDPRFDEQCGQFRSDKFEQNYNFLTDMKRKELDDLRRRLKKAKNVEIKEKIRFLMQRITNQIHADEERERTKRIRQKLARTKQFDVTEQTNESNNDRSLKRKFVNKSQIKRTKLLEKYKLLKESGRLQKYMERKRKKLAAKDRKRMPTIV; this is encoded by the exons ATGGATAATGATATTAGTGAag atctATCACATGTTCCATTCGAAGAGTTGCTCAACATAAAGGAAAAATTGGGTACCAAAGTTTATCGACAAACTGTATTGAAACCACTGAAAATCATTCACTCTTCGggtattgatgataaaaatgaaaataatcaacaacctAAGACAAAAATAACGATTAAAAAGCGAAAAAATAACCTGTCGGAACCTATCGAAGTTTCATCAAAGAGATTGGATTATCGATTCTACTCCAATAATGACAAGCAAATAAAGACATTTCGTGATCCTCGATTTGATGAACAATGTGGCCAATTTCGTTCGGataaatttgaacaaaactATAATTTTCTCACTGATATGAAACGCAAAGAATTGGATGATTTACGACGACGCTTGAAAAAGGCAAAAAATGTggaaattaaagaaaaaataagatTCCTGATGCAACGTATAACCAATCAAATACATGCGGATGAAGAACGTGAACGAACCAAACGTATACGACAAAAATTGGCTCGAACCAAACAATTTGATGTTactgaacaaacaaatgaatccaaTAACGACCGTTCATTAAAACGGAAATTCGTTAATAAAAGTCAAATTAAACGAACAAAATTGCTGGAAAAATACAAACTACTTAAAGAATCGGGTAGACTACAAAAATACATGGAAagaaaacggaaaaaattgGCCGCTAAAGATCGGAAACGAATGCCTACAATTGTTTGA
- the B52 gene encoding serine and arginine rich splicing factor B52 has protein sequence MTGTRVYVGRISYDVRERDIEKFFKGYGRIREILLKDGFAFVEFDDHRDAEDAVYELNGKDMLGERVNVEFARGNGRGRGGRFGGRSFYGSRYSSRNGSSYNENRYGPPRNTEYRVIVENLSSRVSWQDLKDFMRQAGEVTYADAHKREKNMGIVDFATYSDMKTAIEKLDGQDLHGRRIRLHEDKSRRRRSRSRSHSPRRGRSRSRSRSRSPRSRSRSKSDSDRSKSRSKSPAARGGRSGGDDRDRSKSVDSRRSDSSRSRSCSRSKSPVGRRSDANGSGGKNGSASRSRSRSESPVRDGGDHRSPGSRDDSRSRSPSVDGKDHSDNSRNSMDAD, from the exons ATGACCGGTACTCGAGTCTATGTTGGTCGTATATCTTATGATGTACGTGAACgtgacattgaaaaatttttcaaaggCTATGGTCGTATTCGtgaaattcttttgaaaGATGGATTTGCATTTGtc GAATTCGATGACCATCGTGATGCAGAAGATGCTgtttatgaattgaatggcaAAGATATGCTTGGTGAACG TGTTAATGTTGAATTTGCCCGTGGTAATGGCCGCGGCCGTGGTGGAAGATTTGGTGGTCGATCTTTTTATGGCAGCCGATATTCATCCCGTAATGGATCATCTTATAATGAAAA TCGCTATGGACCACCACGAAATACAGAATATCGCGTGATTGTCGAAAATCTTAGCAGCCGTGTAAGCTGGCAG GATCTTAAAGATTTTATGCGACAAGCTGGTGAAGTAACTTATGCTGATGCCCATAAACGAGAGAAGAATATGgg GATTGTCGATTTTGCTACCTATTCGGATATGAAAACAGCTATCGAAAAATTGGATGGACAAGATTTGCATGGACGACGTATTCGTTTGCATGAAGATAAATCACGTCGCCGTCGTTCACGTTCACGATCACATTCTCCACGACGTGGACGTTCACGTAGTCGTTCGCGATCACGATCACCACGAAGTCGATCACGATCCAAATCAGATTCTGATCGTTCAAAATCTCGATCCAAATCACCAGCAGCAAGAGGTGGCCGTTCAGGTGGCGATGATCGAGATCGTTCAAAATCAGTTGATTCTCGACGATCAGACTCCAGTAGATCACGTTCATGTTCACGATCCAAATCACCAGTTGGACGACGTTCTGATGCAAATGGCAGTGGTGGCAAAAATGGATCTGCTTCACGTTCGCGTTCACGATCAGAATCACCAGTCCGTGATGGCGGTGATCATCGTTCCCCAGGAAGTCGAGATGATTCCCGTTCACGATCACCATCGGTTGATGGTAAAGATCATTCGGACAATAGCCGTAATTCAATGGATGCTGATTAG
- the LOC124492970 gene encoding uncharacterized protein LOC124492970 produces MDEEIEQRLRGLDETVNELARKNKSKELQKEIELRLAKLNERDPNFYSAQEPPVKLLSIKKHRTAVEEADDLLQQFMQEVSLDEKKNESLIVADKELEQRLEKLATEQAELSINKNRKNPMLKKFKQTGNLIHQLVMRRSLEIRERSLDDGNDDEIPDVIADDDEQLNEVINDDVDWCTTCNEDGVVRCIDCDMDIYCLDCFRELHRDRDMRGHRTQPYQSSQSQRC; encoded by the exons ATGGACGAAGAAATTGAACAACGTCTTCGTGGCCTTGATGAAACAGTAAATGAACTGGctcgaaaaaataaatccaaaGAATTGCAAAAAGAAATCGAATTACGTTTGGCTAAACTTAATGAACGTGATCCCAATTTCTATTCAGCACAAGAGCCCCCTGTTAAGCTGTTGTCgataaaaaaacatcgaaCAGCCGTGGAAGAAGCCGATGATTTATTACAACAATTCATGCAAGAAGTTTCGCTTGATGAGAAGAAGAAcgaatcattgattgttgccGATAAAGAATTGGAACAACGACTGGAAAAATTGGCCACAGAACAGGCAGAATTAAGCATTAACAAGAATCGAAAGAACCCAATgctgaaaaaattcaaacaaacaggTAATCTTATACATCAACTTGTGATGCGTCGAAGCCTTGAAATCCGTGAGCGTAGtcttgatgatggtaatgatgatgaaattcccGATGTAATAGCCGACGATGACGAACAACTGAATGAAGTAATCAACGATGATGTAGATTGGTGTACCACCTGTAATGAGGATGGTGTCGTACGTTGTATCGATTGTGATATGGACATTTATTGTCTCGATTGTTTTCG gGAACTTCATCGTGATCGCGATATGCGTGGCCATCGAACGCAACCTTATCAATCATCACAGTCTCAGCGTTGTTGA